TGTCACTGGACCATACAAAATGGAGTAATGGAAATCCGAGTCCTCATTCCCCCTAATACCCGAGGACTCGTGAAACTTCCAGGAAAAGAAGGAAACCCGATAGAGGTGGGATCTGGAGAGCATTTTTGGTCATATCCATGGAAGGGCGCTGATGGCGCTCAGCTCTCAATCGACAGTCCTATCGGCGATATTGCTGCCTTTCCCCACATCTTCACCACTATATGCACTATTCTCAAGACTTCTCTTCCCCACCAGGTCTTCACAATCGAAGCCTTGCTCGCTCAAGGAACACGAACTCTTCGAGAAGTGCTCTGCGAAATCATCGACGATAAAGGAAAAGCGCTGTGTATTCTCGAAGAGATTTCAAGTCAATTGCAAAGGGCACACCAAGGGGTGACTTTGTAGGCCCCTTTTGTTGCTCTACCGAAAACGCTCTTTCCACCCTTTCCTGTAAGATAGAAAGGGTGGAAAGAGTCCTGGCACTTTCACCTGCTCAGTAATTCCTGTCCCAAGGCAAAAGCCCTGTCGAGCAAATCCTTTCTGTCCTTCACGGCACCCAGCTCGTTAAGGCCATTCCCACCGACAATCCCCTGTACTTCCATGCCCAAAGCCCCCTCAAGGAAGCGCGCCAGAGATTCCATCACTTCAGGATTATTCCCTCCTCCTTGAGAGTACACGAGTACCACTCGTTTCCCCCGAGGAAGGGTACAACAGAGGTTTGGCCCCAGGAAAGCAAAGAGTCGATCTATGAAGAGCTTGGTTTGCGCACTCAGGTAATCCATGTAGATTGGGGAACCAATGACCAATCCTTCGGCTTCCCTTATGACATTGTAAAGCTGCGTCATGTCGTCTTTCTGACGGCACTCCCTATACTCCTTGCAGTGATGGCAAGCCTGACAACCCCGGATATTGAGTTCATTCAGAAAGTAAATCGAAGTTCGAGCTCCCAAAGAAGCAGCTCCACACAAGACTCTCTCCACGAGAAGCTGAGTGTTCCCACCTTTCCTCGGACTACCCACGAAACCAACAACTCGCATACCACCACCTCCAATTAGAGTATTCTAACCCGGAATACAAACGTCTTCCCCATCCCTGAGTAAGAAAAAGCTCCCCTAAGTTGGACGATCGAGGCCGTACGACTCCCCGGGAGAAAGTACAGCGACATGGGCTGGGAAGTGTACCCTGAAGGA
This Candidatus Caldatribacterium sp. DNA region includes the following protein-coding sequences:
- a CDS encoding flavodoxin family protein, yielding MRVVGFVGSPRKGGNTQLLVERVLCGAASLGARTSIYFLNELNIRGCQACHHCKEYRECRQKDDMTQLYNVIREAEGLVIGSPIYMDYLSAQTKLFIDRLFAFLGPNLCCTLPRGKRVVLVYSQGGGNNPEVMESLARFLEGALGMEVQGIVGGNGLNELGAVKDRKDLLDRAFALGQELLSR